One genomic segment of Aquipluma nitroreducens includes these proteins:
- the menD gene encoding 2-succinyl-5-enolpyruvyl-6-hydroxy-3-cyclohexene-1-carboxylic-acid synthase: protein MITNKKHIQQLASLLLQKGITDVVISPGSRNAPLINQFFGLSEFNCLNVVDERSAGYQALGIALAKRKPVVVVCTSGTAAINYGPAIAEAFYQKIPLVVLTADRPRRWVDQADGQTVRQENLFLNHTLKSVSLEEAEREDDFRHNNLQINETLNLVLSTNPGPVHINIPLGEPLYGFSDEELPNFRNIESCSSNAQIPSAELEKLVDKWNASTRKMVIVGQLSPDEQINSLVQKMAQDSGTVILAEHLTNLSGQHLVHATDVVVAAISAEEKLKFQPEILLTFGQQIVSKRLKLFVRANQPLEHWHISVAGEHTDTYNSLSCVISSDVFSILNFFVPEIRNTESNYREIWKAKEQTALQLQEKFLNDASFCDLTASKTITEMLPENSVLHLGNSSSVRLIQMFEPNKECEYFGNRGTSGIDGSMSTAVGFALSSEKINTIVLGELSFFYDSNALLNQHFPQNLRIIVLNNGGGNIFRLIGGPRQSPALNEHFVAQHNLKAEGLANAFGINYLKAENQEELSTALNTIFAPDFSEPVILEVLTDGEISAAVFQECYQQLKN from the coding sequence ATGATAACGAATAAAAAACACATTCAGCAACTGGCTTCGCTGCTTTTGCAGAAAGGAATTACCGATGTGGTAATTTCGCCCGGAAGCCGCAACGCACCCTTGATCAATCAGTTTTTCGGATTATCAGAATTTAACTGTCTGAATGTGGTTGATGAGCGAAGCGCCGGTTATCAGGCCTTGGGAATTGCGCTGGCCAAACGAAAACCAGTTGTTGTGGTATGTACTTCGGGAACTGCTGCCATTAATTATGGACCAGCTATTGCCGAGGCTTTTTACCAAAAAATACCATTGGTGGTGCTTACCGCCGACCGTCCGCGCCGTTGGGTCGACCAGGCCGACGGGCAAACCGTTCGTCAGGAAAATCTTTTTCTCAACCATACCTTGAAAAGTGTCAGTTTGGAGGAAGCTGAACGCGAGGATGATTTCAGGCACAACAACCTGCAAATTAACGAAACGCTTAATCTGGTTTTATCCACAAATCCTGGACCTGTTCACATCAATATTCCGTTGGGCGAACCACTCTACGGGTTCTCCGACGAGGAACTTCCCAACTTTCGAAACATAGAAAGTTGTTCTTCCAATGCTCAAATTCCATCTGCGGAACTTGAAAAATTAGTGGATAAATGGAATGCGTCAACTCGTAAAATGGTTATTGTCGGTCAGCTTTCGCCCGATGAGCAAATCAATTCGTTGGTTCAAAAAATGGCTCAGGATTCTGGAACGGTGATTCTGGCAGAACATCTTACCAATTTATCAGGCCAACATCTGGTTCATGCAACCGATGTGGTTGTGGCCGCTATTTCTGCGGAAGAAAAGTTAAAGTTTCAACCCGAGATTCTCCTGACTTTTGGTCAGCAAATCGTTTCGAAACGCTTAAAATTGTTTGTACGCGCCAATCAGCCGCTCGAACACTGGCACATTTCAGTTGCCGGAGAGCATACCGATACCTACAATTCGCTTAGCTGTGTTATTTCTTCGGATGTTTTTTCAATCCTGAACTTTTTCGTTCCTGAAATCAGAAATACTGAAAGTAACTACCGCGAAATATGGAAAGCAAAAGAACAAACGGCTCTTCAGCTTCAGGAAAAGTTCTTGAACGATGCTTCTTTTTGCGACCTGACTGCCAGCAAAACGATTACTGAAATGCTTCCTGAAAACTCGGTGTTGCATTTGGGAAACAGTTCATCAGTTCGGTTAATCCAAATGTTTGAACCGAATAAAGAATGCGAATATTTTGGCAATCGCGGCACCAGCGGAATTGATGGTTCAATGTCAACTGCTGTTGGTTTTGCATTGTCGTCCGAAAAAATAAATACTATTGTTTTGGGTGAATTGTCGTTTTTCTACGATTCCAATGCACTGTTGAATCAGCACTTTCCGCAGAATTTACGAATTATCGTGCTGAACAATGGTGGTGGCAACATCTTCCGTTTGATTGGCGGACCACGCCAGTCTCCGGCATTGAATGAACATTTTGTGGCTCAGCATAACCTGAAAGCCGAAGGATTGGCCAACGCATTTGGCATCAATTACCTGAAAGCCGAGAATCAGGAAGAACTTTCGACTGCTTTAAATACTATTTTTGCTCCCGACTTTTCGGAGCCTGTTATCCTGGAAGTATTAACTGACGGCGAAATCAGCGCTGCGGTTTTTCAGGAATGTTATCAACAACTTAAAAATTAA
- the menB gene encoding 1,4-dihydroxy-2-naphthoyl-CoA synthase: MSAIREWQTIREYEDIFFDYFDGIGKITINRERYRNAFRPTTVNEISDALKICREDQRINVVVLTGAGDKAFCAGGDQTVKGKGGYIDKDGIPRLNILEVQKQIRSMPKPVIAMVNGFAIGGGHVLHVVCDISIASENAIFGQTGPKVGSFDAGLGSSYLASIVGQKKAREIWFMCRQYSAAEALEMGLVNKVVPFDQLEDEVVAWAQQMQEHSPLALRMLKLGLNAELDGQIGIQEFAGNATLLYYLTEEAQEGKHAFLEKRKPDFKKYPKFP; the protein is encoded by the coding sequence ATGTCAGCTATACGCGAATGGCAAACCATCCGGGAATACGAAGATATTTTCTTCGATTATTTCGACGGGATTGGCAAGATTACGATTAACCGCGAACGCTACCGCAACGCGTTCCGACCAACAACAGTGAACGAAATCTCGGATGCCTTAAAAATTTGTCGTGAAGATCAGCGCATCAATGTTGTGGTTTTAACAGGTGCCGGCGATAAAGCTTTTTGTGCTGGTGGCGACCAAACCGTTAAAGGCAAAGGTGGGTACATCGATAAAGACGGAATTCCGCGCCTGAACATTCTCGAAGTTCAGAAGCAAATCCGCTCGATGCCAAAACCGGTAATTGCTATGGTAAACGGCTTTGCCATTGGTGGTGGACACGTGCTTCATGTGGTTTGCGACATCAGCATCGCATCAGAGAATGCAATCTTCGGACAAACCGGTCCTAAAGTGGGGAGTTTCGATGCCGGATTGGGTTCATCCTATTTGGCCAGCATCGTTGGTCAGAAAAAAGCCCGCGAAATCTGGTTTATGTGTCGCCAGTATTCGGCTGCTGAAGCTTTGGAAATGGGATTGGTAAACAAAGTGGTTCCGTTTGATCAGCTCGAAGATGAAGTGGTGGCGTGGGCTCAGCAAATGCAGGAACATAGTCCATTGGCACTGCGCATGCTAAAACTCGGATTGAACGCCGAATTGGATGGCCAAATCGGTATTCAGGAATTTGCCGGAAATGCAACTTTGTTGTATTACCTCACCGAAGAGGCACAGGAAGGGAAACATGCGTTCCTCGAAAAACGCAAACCTGACTTTAAAAAGTATCCTAAATTTCCTTGA